The Mytilus galloprovincialis chromosome 7, xbMytGall1.hap1.1, whole genome shotgun sequence genome has a window encoding:
- the LOC143082592 gene encoding uncharacterized protein LOC143082592 — MDFGSILSLASKNTQKQRPTEKRYRSDLDAPRKERKDKDGRPKSEFLQKVKEEKEQERKRKEMDEIRRKEEEKQRQIEEEKKKVFRIPKKPRPPEEITEQSDKSAKLSAQEKLEKAKKLAASFGKSKTAVSSSKSDLKRSSAVSDKISSKYKQAKPFHPEQRKTGNDKVVSKQDDKKPSNDKHSNEKDVPKQSDKKPSYKDKLDKLSDQEKLAIIKKISGSLGRVGDKISDTEKLDKIRKISETIGKGSSSNSDKKEKPNGSQKYSPLTSKIDRDKMTGNLESLQKIKKEFKEAEEKATGKSITLLGKTDEGIKREVIFDRTDAETMRYALQEKAARIRAMMNRPEEPKPRERKKGKDRASESEAKGKKSDTSKNEDDEQRKYSDFKKSSSHSSDSKYNDKYSDDRYSDRSSREEKPVKKKKPPPPPSMNFNDLLKIAEQKSQEPVKIEVIKKPKKEEERLLNKRELASQREYQEYLKNKKMRREAEIEERQTVDVKREKQNSNSLKSKSTSNLVTKSASSSQNTVRKNPYSEKLVTKSSSPVPSSSKPSSSNKLGKSMSSSSIPSKPFTKQFKLHSATNSHHNSDSNPAKKIKREHIENGRISQKDEYRKKSNGAKRNNYDDVRENVLVCGPPKNEKPVSSNPFDRIYGEIKKNQPSKPAKRKHPDEYSDSEDEFDGDLDGFVVDYLSSGEEEEMDGYDNDYEDYSKHIRNIFGYDRRKFKYESDYDIANMESNFKDVMKEEARSARLGMQEDLEDMKKEEEEMKRKMAGKKKR; from the exons ATGGACTTCGGGTCCATATTATCTTTAGCCTCTAAAAACACTCAAAAACAG AGACCGACTGAAAAAAGATATAGAAGTGATCTTGATGCACCTAGAAAGGAACGTAAAGATAAAGATGGTAGACCAAAATCTGAATTTCTTCAGAAAGTTAAGGAAGAAAAAGAgcaagaaagaaaaagaaaag aaatggatgaaataagaagaaaagaagaagaaaaacaaagacaaatagaagaagaaaaaaagaaagtttttagAATTCCAAAGAAACCTCGTCCTCCAGAAGAAATTACAGAACAATCAGATAAAAGTGCAAAATTATCTGCCCAGGAAAAACTTGAGAAAGCTAAAAAACTAGCTGCAAGTTTTGGAAAATCTAAAACTGCTGTATCCTCGTCAAAGTCTGATTTAAAAAGAAGTTCAGCAGTAAGTGACAAAATTTCCTCCAAATATAAACAAGCTAAACCTTTTCATCCAGAGCAGAGAAAAACTGGAAATGACAAAGTTGTTTCTAAACAAGACGACAAGAAACCATCAAATGATAAACATTCAAATGAAAAAGATGTTCCTAAACAGTCTGACAAGAAACCATCATATAAAGATAAGTTAGATAAACTGTCAGACCAGGAAAAACttgcaattatcaaaaaaatatcagggAGTCTTGGGCGTGTAGGTGATAAAATATCGGATACAGAAAAACTTGACAAAATTAGGAAAATTTCAGAAACAATTGGTAAGGGGTCATCAAGTAATAGTGATAAGAAAGAAAAACCAAATGGATCTCAGAAATATTCACCTCTTACCAGTAAAATAGACAGAGATAAAATGACAGGAAATCTGGAAAGtcttcagaaaataaaaaaagaattcaaaGAAGCTGAGGAAAAAGCAACTGGAAAATCTATCACATTGTTGGGAAAAACAGATGAAGGAATTAAAAGAGAAGTGATATTTGACAGAACAGATGCTGAAACAATGAGATATGCATTACAAGAAAAAGCAGCACGAATTAGAGCCATGATGAACAGACCTGAAGAACCTAAACCGAGAGAAAGAAAAAAGGGGAAGGACAGAGCATCTGAGAGTGAGGCAAAGGGAAAGAAATCTGACACTTCTAAAAATGAAGATGATGAACaaagaaaatattctgattttaaGAAATCTTCTAGTCATTCCAGTGATTCAAAATACAATGATAAATATAGTGATGATAGGTATTCAGACAGATCTTCAAGGGAGGAAAAACctgttaaaaagaaaaaacctCCACCCCCACCatcaatgaattttaatgatTTGTTAAAAATTGCTGAACAAAAATCACAAGAACCTGTCAAAATTGAAGTAattaaaaaaccaaaaaaagaAGAGGAACGATTATTGAATAAAAGAGAGCTTGCATCTCAAAGAGAATATcaagaatatttgaaaaataagaaaatgagaAGAGAGGCTGAAATTGAAGAGAGACAAACTGTGGATgttaaaagagaaaaacaaaactcTAATTCATTAAAAAGTAAATCAACTTCAAATTTAGTGACAAAATCAGCAAGTTCTTCACAAAATACTGTAAGGAAAAATCCTTATTCAGAAAAGTTAGTGACTAAATCTTCTTCACCTGTGCCTAGTTCATCTAAACCATCATCAAGTAACAAATTAGGTAAATCAATGTCATCTTCTTCAATTCCTTCAAAACCATTTACAAAACAGTTCAAACTACACTCAGCAACAAATTCTCATCACAATTCAGACTCAAATCCAGCAAAGAAAATAAAACGGGAGCATATAGAAAATGGAAGAATTTCCCAAAAAGATGAGTATCGGAAGAAATCAAATGGtgctaaaagaaataattatGATGATGTACGTGAAAATGTGCTAGTGTGTGGACCACCAAAGAATGAAAAACCAGTATCTTCCAATCCATTTGATAGAATatatggagaaattaagaaaaatcaACCATCAAAGCCAG CCAAGCGGAAGCATCCTGATGAATACTCTGATTCAGAAGATGAATTTGACGGAGACCTTGATGGATTTGTCGTGGATTATCTGTCTTCAGGGGAGGAAGAAGAAATGGACGGCTATGACAATGATTATGAAGATTATTCCAAAcatatcagaaatatatttggttATGATAGGCGAAA ATTTAAGTATGAAAGTGATTATGACATCGCAAATATGGAATCAAACTTTAAAGATGTAATGAAAGAAGAAGCTAGAAG TGCAAGACTTGGTATGCAAGAGGATCTGGAAGACATGAAAAAAGAAGAGgaagaaatgaaaagaaaaatggcaGGAAAGAAAAAGAGATGA